The Clostridium septicum genome contains a region encoding:
- a CDS encoding PRK06851 family protein, giving the protein MSNLKERHLFPGANTSRGFYSCFDYIINKETANRVFCIKGGPGTGKSHLMKEIGKYFQNKGYTIEYHHCSSDDASLDAVVIKDLKIALMDGTAPHIVDPVYPIAIDEVLNMGDAMNQDIISKNKQEIIELSKIISSKFKRAYSFFAAAKSIHEDWCKLNAEAMDSYKIDTITESLKEEIFINQKTGYGDERHIFGTSFTPNGIITFVKDLSSEFNNKFVLKGGPGFGKSHILKAIGKTAQKKGYFVEYLHDPFIPDRIEHVFIPELSTCILTENEISQTAFSGKVYNIEDFCKANVLAKNKSDIEYDSKVFYDLIKKGLSYLTEAHALHDDLEKFYIDAIDFDVCNTIYDNVISKIEKYE; this is encoded by the coding sequence TTGAGTAACTTAAAAGAAAGACATCTTTTTCCTGGGGCTAATACCTCTAGAGGCTTTTATTCATGTTTCGACTATATAATAAATAAAGAAACTGCAAATAGAGTTTTTTGTATAAAGGGTGGTCCTGGAACTGGTAAATCCCACTTAATGAAAGAAATAGGTAAATACTTTCAAAATAAAGGATATACAATTGAATATCATCATTGTTCTTCAGATGATGCTTCTTTAGATGCTGTAGTTATAAAAGATTTAAAAATAGCTTTAATGGACGGTACAGCACCTCATATAGTAGATCCTGTTTATCCTATAGCTATTGATGAAGTTTTAAACATGGGTGATGCAATGAATCAAGATATTATTTCTAAAAATAAACAAGAAATAATTGAACTTAGTAAAATAATAAGCAGCAAATTTAAAAGAGCTTATAGTTTTTTTGCAGCTGCAAAATCTATACATGAAGACTGGTGTAAGTTAAATGCTGAAGCTATGGACTCATATAAAATAGACACAATAACCGAAAGTTTAAAAGAAGAGATTTTTATAAATCAAAAAACTGGGTATGGTGATGAAAGGCATATATTTGGAACTTCCTTTACTCCTAACGGAATCATTACTTTTGTAAAAGATCTTTCATCTGAATTTAATAATAAGTTTGTTTTAAAAGGTGGTCCTGGATTTGGTAAGAGTCATATTCTTAAGGCAATAGGTAAGACTGCTCAAAAAAAGGGTTATTTTGTAGAGTATCTACATGATCCATTCATTCCTGATAGAATCGAACATGTTTTTATTCCTGAATTATCAACTTGTATTCTTACAGAAAATGAAATTAGTCAAACTGCTTTCTCTGGTAAAGTATATAATATAGAAGACTTCTGCAAAGCAAATGTTTTAGCTAAAAATAAATCAGATATAGAATACGATAGTAAGGTTTTCTATGACTTAATAAAAAAAGGTTTATCTTATTTAACTGAAGCT